DNA from Microvirga ossetica:
TATTGGTCCCATCGCAGGGCGGTTGCTGCGGCTGTCGCCGGTCCGGAACCGCGGACGGCCTGGCGCGAGCGGTTCGCGGGGATCTGGCCGATTCTTGCCATCCTCGCCCTGATCGGCACCTTCGTTGCGCTTCAGGTCGCCGCCACCATGGGACGTCCGCTGCCGGGGCTAGCGATGCTCGGCTCGCTGCTGCTGGTTCTCGTCTCACCGCATATCGATAGCGTGATCAGGGCCTGGTCCGAACGACGGGCCGGGGATCTGACCTCGTCGCTGCTCGCCGCGACACTACGGCGGATGACGCGCTTCGCGTTCGCCATCTTGGTTCTTGGCCTCCTGATCTATCTCTGGGCCCTCCCCGCGCTGACCTCGCTCGGCTTCGACGTGACCCTGATCCGCGCGAAGGCCGTCGAGATCGTCATCGTCGCCCTTGTCGGCGCCCTCCTCTGGAATGGCACCGCAGCCGGCATCGAACGGGTCGAGGCCAGGGAGCGCCGCACGCCGGCTGCCACCTCCGAAGACGACGTTCATGCTCCGCGGACGCGTCTGGCGACCCTTCTGCCGCTGCTCAACGGGACCGCGAAGATAGGCATCCTCGTCCTCTCGATCCTTACGATGCTTGTCATTCTCGATGTGAATGTGTGGCCGCTGATCACGGGCCTCAGCGTATTCGGCCTCGCCCTCGGCTTCGGCTCGCAGACCCTGGTGAAGGATATCGTGTCCGGTCTTTTCTTCCTGCTCGACGATGCGTTCCGCATGGGCGAGTACATCGAGACCTCGGGCGCCAAGGGAACGGTGGAGCGCATCTCGGTGCGGTCGGTGAGCCTGCGCCATCCCCGCGGAGCGGTGGCGACGATCCCCTATGGACAGATCGGCAAGATCCAGAACTTCAGCCGCGACTGGGTGATCGAGAAGCTGGTGTTCCGCGTCGCGTTCGACACGGATGTCGAGAAGGTCCGCAAGCTGTTCAAGCAGATCGGTCAGGAAATCGCCGCTGATCCCGAACTGAACGAGGACCTGATGGAGACCTTCAAGAGCCAGGGCATCGCCTCGGTGGAGGACGGCACCCTGCTCGTGCGCGGCAAGTTCAAAGCGAAGGCCGGCAAGCAGTTCGGGATCCGCAAGGCCGTGCTCTCGGCGGTCCAGCGCGCCTTCCGCGAAAACGGCATTCAGGCCGTCCCGCGGCCGATCCCCGCGCCGCCCGGCGCGGGATCGGCTCCGTCATGATGCGAGAGCATTTTTCGGCGAAGTGGATCCGGTTCGCCGTGAAAAAATGCGGCATTTCAAAGAAGAGAGCTGATTCCACCTGCGTGGAATCAGCTCCAGCCCTCACCACGTAACGCGGATACCGAGATTGCCCTCGATGGTCTGGCGGTGCGGGCCGTTGACATTGGCGGTGTAGTCGGCGACCGCGAACAGGCTGATCGTCTCCGACAGCGTCGCCACCGCTCCCGCCCCGACCTCGAGCGAGGTTGCCCCGAAAGAGGCCGGCAGGATCACGTTGCTGAACTGCGTCCGGTCGGTGGCATCGAAGCCGTGCCACAGATTGACCTTCAGATACGGCCGCCACGTGGTCGTGCCGTCCTGGAAGGTGCCCTGCAGCCGCGCACCGATCCGCCCGGTCCAGGCATCGTCGGCATCGAAGATCACCGACGAGAAGCGGTCCTGCGTCGGATCGAAAGCGACATGCTGCCAGATCAGCTGCGCCTGAGGCTCGAGCGAGATCTTGTCGGTGAGCCAGATCGGATAGCCGCCCTCCACGGAAGCCGTGGTGGCATGGCCCTCCAGATCGAGCCCGACGCCGCGGTTCGAGCGCGGCTCGCCGTCGAGCCAGGAATGCATCAGAACGCTGTCGAGATACCAGCCGCCTGGACCG
Protein-coding regions in this window:
- a CDS encoding mechanosensitive ion channel family protein, yielding MNEVTEEAGLAMDRLDQVGIALEGGFRARLQNLGNVGNEWDTLVQGLAAGGHSLGTFLAVILGAVLVSAVAFYGARWVLQGVVAQSGRFSSLIDIATVVLTVLVVTLVFRLIVPDGTLRQVARFWAIATLIGLLVQRLISGLLLGRRKGGEAGSQLASFAKILSLGFASALFGLAALATLRVWNAGSGLRDLVGTFLVGLPAFGLLAYAYWSHRRAVAAAVAGPEPRTAWRERFAGIWPILAILALIGTFVALQVAATMGRPLPGLAMLGSLLLVLVSPHIDSVIRAWSERRAGDLTSSLLAATLRRMTRFAFAILVLGLLIYLWALPALTSLGFDVTLIRAKAVEIVIVALVGALLWNGTAAGIERVEARERRTPAATSEDDVHAPRTRLATLLPLLNGTAKIGILVLSILTMLVILDVNVWPLITGLSVFGLALGFGSQTLVKDIVSGLFFLLDDAFRMGEYIETSGAKGTVERISVRSVSLRHPRGAVATIPYGQIGKIQNFSRDWVIEKLVFRVAFDTDVEKVRKLFKQIGQEIAADPELNEDLMETFKSQGIASVEDGTLLVRGKFKAKAGKQFGIRKAVLSAVQRAFRENGIQAVPRPIPAPPGAGSAPS